One genomic segment of Rhabdothermincola salaria includes these proteins:
- a CDS encoding AAA family ATPase: protein MRNETTTLILVGGYAGSGKTELAKVLASRTRWALIDKDTLTRPLVEEHAALLCGDPDDRQTDIYLEKIRPLEYRILLDTVNEVLDLGASLVVTAPFLRELRDPDFYDWMDDRRELDGISVHLVWVHADLDTMRRRLTHRGAGRDRWKLANWDAYRAAIDLSFRPEGPHDVFDNSLDGEGTIVDHAASLLQAWGLVR, encoded by the coding sequence GTGAGGAACGAGACGACGACGCTGATACTGGTCGGAGGCTACGCGGGGTCGGGGAAGACGGAACTGGCGAAAGTCTTGGCATCGCGCACCAGATGGGCGCTCATTGACAAGGACACGCTCACCCGGCCACTTGTCGAGGAGCATGCCGCTCTACTTTGCGGCGACCCAGATGACCGACAGACCGACATCTACCTGGAGAAGATTCGCCCCCTTGAGTATCGGATCCTGCTCGACACGGTGAACGAGGTCCTCGATCTCGGCGCCAGCTTGGTGGTCACCGCACCGTTCCTTAGGGAGCTTCGCGATCCAGATTTCTACGACTGGATGGATGATCGCAGAGAGCTCGATGGGATCAGTGTCCATCTGGTATGGGTCCACGCGGACCTCGACACGATGCGCCGACGGCTCACCCATCGCGGTGCCGGCCGGGACCGCTGGAAACTCGCCAACTGGGACGCCTACCGTGCCGCCATCGACCTCTCCTTCCGACCTGAAGGACCGCACGACGTGTTCGACAACTCCCTCGACGGCGAAGGGACGATCGTCGACCATGCGGCCAGCCTTCTGCAGGCGTGGGGGCTTGTCCGATGA
- a CDS encoding TY-Chap domain-containing protein, whose amino-acid sequence MHTDPHGFLGEADADQRAPVSESFLVSISGGGGVDAFRCALVRKFADLVGRGSHCVILERTFLERHYTQALLTPVGAHVEAVGHRYLEPVGLELSGDQIDELTRRGWQPPLDPDEHDGAPENWWIEEPGPHHLDATADQLLSTLIGVYGLTADEPVSVTVFPADCQEWEWVDDPTEPFGGYIDSLE is encoded by the coding sequence ATGCACACCGACCCCCACGGCTTCCTCGGCGAGGCCGACGCCGACCAGCGCGCTCCCGTCAGCGAATCGTTCCTCGTCAGCATCAGCGGGGGCGGCGGGGTCGACGCCTTCCGTTGCGCCTTGGTGCGCAAGTTCGCCGACCTCGTGGGACGCGGCTCGCACTGCGTGATCCTCGAGCGCACCTTCCTAGAGCGCCACTACACCCAGGCCCTGCTCACCCCAGTAGGTGCCCACGTCGAAGCCGTCGGCCACCGCTACCTCGAACCCGTAGGTCTCGAGCTCAGCGGCGACCAGATCGACGAGCTCACCCGGCGGGGCTGGCAGCCGCCCCTGGATCCCGACGAACACGACGGCGCACCCGAGAACTGGTGGATCGAGGAGCCGGGCCCGCATCATCTCGATGCCACCGCCGATCAGCTGTTGTCGACGCTGATCGGCGTGTACGGGCTCACGGCCGACGAACCGGTGTCGGTGACCGTCTTTCCCGCCGACTGCCAGGAGTGGGAGTGGGTGGACGACCCCACCGAACCCTTCGGCGGGTACATCGACAGCCTCGAGTGA
- a CDS encoding HD domain-containing protein: MTQRYTRAFDQARVLHADDVRKGTQLPYLSHVMAVAALVLEYGGDEEQAIAGLLHDAAEDKGGWMRLDAIEAEFGCGVARIVEAVSDSFTDDKATKRDWVTRKTEYIEHAKSLDARAALVSAADKLHNLNAIRSDHRTLGPELWKRFNQAAKRDGTLWYYRSLVDALGPTLEAEGGRSEAMARDLRAAVVGLLAEVVAQPEESVTREKLEKAIEKPPFTN, translated from the coding sequence ATGACGCAGCGCTACACCCGAGCGTTCGACCAGGCGCGGGTGCTCCACGCCGACGACGTCCGCAAAGGCACCCAGCTCCCCTACCTCAGCCACGTGATGGCGGTGGCGGCGCTCGTGCTCGAGTACGGCGGAGATGAGGAGCAGGCGATCGCCGGGCTCCTCCACGACGCGGCCGAGGACAAGGGCGGCTGGATGAGGCTGGATGCCATCGAGGCGGAGTTCGGATGCGGCGTCGCCCGGATCGTCGAGGCGGTCAGCGACTCGTTCACTGACGACAAGGCCACGAAACGCGACTGGGTGACAAGGAAGACGGAGTACATCGAGCACGCGAAGTCGCTCGATGCCCGGGCCGCGCTGGTGTCCGCCGCCGACAAACTCCACAACCTCAACGCCATCCGCTCCGACCATCGCACCCTGGGCCCGGAGCTGTGGAAGCGCTTCAATCAGGCCGCCAAGAGGGACGGCACGCTCTGGTACTACCGGAGCCTGGTCGATGCCCTTGGCCCCACCCTCGAGGCCGAAGGCGGACGTTCCGAGGCGATGGCGAGGGATCTCCGAGCTGCCGTGGTCGGGCTTCTGGCTGAGGTCGTCGCCCAGCCAGAGGAGTCAGTCACCCGAGAGAAGCTGGAAAAGGCGATCGAGAAGCCGCCGTTCACCAACTGA
- a CDS encoding DUF7246 family protein — MKIKGERGGHYHFMAHVERKDTGDPWVAVYGGTKDPGGMRGFRYVATDQIRKVR, encoded by the coding sequence GTGAAGATCAAGGGCGAACGAGGTGGCCACTACCACTTCATGGCCCACGTGGAACGCAAGGACACGGGCGACCCCTGGGTGGCCGTGTACGGCGGCACGAAGGATCCAGGCGGCATGCGGGGCTTCCGCTACGTCGCCACCGACCAGATCAGAAAGGTGCGCTAA